The following coding sequences are from one Humulus lupulus chromosome X, drHumLupu1.1, whole genome shotgun sequence window:
- the LOC133806321 gene encoding uncharacterized protein LOC133806321, with translation MPNYEKILKDILTKKRRLGEFETVALIEGCSAILKNKIHPKLKDLGSFTIPCSIGGTDDGRALCDLGASINLMPMSIFKKLGIGEARPTTVTLQLADRSMAHPEGKIEDVLVQVDKFIFLADFIILDHEADRDFPDEIEECSRLSVIESIVAEKFHKEAFKDGVGVRSLEELEDLSEEEEIQVTWVESKQPFAKFRRPFESLNLSEGNFKPPKPSIQDPPKFELKPLPSHLKYAYLRDNETLPVIISAMLGAEKEQLLLAVLKKYTRAIGWTMADIKGISPSFCMHKIMLEDCCNNSVEQQQRLNPIMKEDVRKEIIKWLDYGIVYPISDSSWKDVVWAVQCPTTFQRCMMAIFSDMVEKSLEVFMDDFSVFGESFDTCIVLGHRISNKGIEVDRAKLEVIEKLPPPTTVKGIRSFLGHASFYRRFIKDFSKISKPLCSLLEQNRAFEFTKECQEAFVTLKKALITAPIIVAPNWSLPFELMCDASDFAVGVVLGQRKEKVFHSIYYASKTLADAQLNYTTTEKELLAVVFAFYKFRAYLAGTKVVVYTDHSTIKYLIAKKEAKPRLIRWVLLLQEFDLEIWDRKGTENQVADHLSRLEVGSEKKNEGPIKETFPDEELLVVNQVTTPWYADFVNYLVSGLQPPDLNRQQLKKFFHDVRFFYWDESYLYKQCSD, from the exons ATGCCCAACTATGAGAAGATTTTGAAGGATATTTTAACTAAGAAGAGGAGGCTTGGTGAATTTGAAACAGTGGCATTGATTGAAGGTTGTAGTGCTatattgaagaataaaattcaTCCTAAATTGAAAGATCTAGGTAGCTTCACAATTCCTTGTTCTATTGGTGGTACAGACGATGGTAGAGCACTTTGTGACTTGGGGGCTAGTATAaatttgatgcccatgtcaaTTTTCAAGAAGTTGGGGATTGGAGAAGCAAGACCAACTACAGTCACTTTGCAATTAGCGGATCGTTCTATGGCACACCCggaaggaaaaattgaagatgtACTTGTGCAAGTTGATAAATTCATTTTTCTGGCTGATTTCATCATTCTTGATCATGAAGCGGATAGAGAT TTTCCGGATGAGATTGAGGAATGTTCTAGGCTAAGTGTAATTGAGTCTATTGTCGCTGAAAAATTCCACAAGGAAGCTTTTAAAGATGGAGTGGGGGTGAGGTCACTTGAAGAGCTTGAAGACTTAAGTGAAGAGGAAGAAATCCAAGTTACATGGGTGGAGTCAAAGCAGCCCTTTGCTAAATTTAGGAGGCCTTTTGAGTCATTGAACTTGTCGGAAGGGAATTTTAAGCCTCCTAAGCCTTCTATTCAAGATCCACCAAAATTTGAGTTGAAGCCCTTGCCTAGTCACTTGAAATATGCTTATTTGAGAGATAATGAGACTTTGCCTGTGATTATTTCAGCCATGTTAGGAGCAGAAAAAGAGCAATTGTTGCTTGCTGTTTTGAAGAAATATACAAGGGCCATTGGTTGGACCATGGCAGATATAAAGGGTATAAGTCCGTCATTTTGTATGCATAAAATTATGTTGGAGGATTGTTGTAATAATTCTGTTGAGCAGCAGCAAAGGCTtaatcctatcatgaaggaagatgTTAGAAAAGAGATAATTAAGTGGCTTGATTATGGAATTGTTTACCCAATTTCAGATAGTTCATGG AAGGATGTCGTTTGGGCTGTGCAATGCCCCACCACTTTCCAACGTTGTATGATGGCGATATTTTCAGATATGGTGGAAAAGTCTCTTGAAGtcttcatggatgatttttcagtaTTTGGGGAGTCCTTTGACACTT GCATTGTATTGGGCCATAGAATTTCTAACAAGGGCATAGAAGTGGATAGAGCAAAGCTGGAAGTCATTGAAAAATTACCACCACCTACTACAGTCAAGGGGATTAGAAGTTTTTTAGGACACGCGAGCttctataggaggtttataaaagATTTTTCAAAGATTTCTAAGCCCCTTTGTTCCTTACTTGAGCAAAATCGAGCATTTGAGTTCACCAAGGAGTGTCAAGAAGCATTTGTGACTTTGAAGAAAGCTCTTATCACCGCACCCATCATTGTAGCTCCAAATTGGTCTCTcccctttgaattgatgtgcgatgctAGTGACTTTGCTGTGGGTGTCGTACTTGGGCAGCGAAAAGAGAAGGTGTTTCATTCCATTTATTATGCAAGCAAGACATTAGCCGATGCTCAATTGAACTATACCACCACCGAGAAAGAACTTTTGGCGGTGGTGTTTGCTTTTTATAAGTTTAGAGCTTATCTTGCGGGGACTAAAGTGGTGGTTTACACTGATCATTCAACGATCAAGTATCTAATTGCCAAGAAGGAGGCTAAGCCAAGACTTATTCGATGGGTGTtgcttcttcaagaatttgacttggaaATTTGGGATAGAAAAGGAACGGAGAACCAAGTGGCTGACCATTTATCTAGACTTGAAGTTGGAAGtgaaaagaaaaatgaagggccTATTAAAGAGACATTCCCCGATGAAGAATTGTTAGTTGTGAACCAAGTCACTACACCATGGTACGCTGATTTTGTGAACTATTTGGTAAGTGGTTTGCAGCCACCTGATTTGAATAGGCAGCAGCTCAAGAAATTCTTTCATGATGTTAGATTTTTTTATTGGGACGAGTCCTATTTGTACAAGCAATGTTCAGATTGA